In Drosophila yakuba strain Tai18E2 chromosome X, Prin_Dyak_Tai18E2_2.1, whole genome shotgun sequence, a single genomic region encodes these proteins:
- the LOC120321082 gene encoding uncharacterized protein LOC120321082 — MMHCIQNEDRIPIWPQEPLSHTPTHKLLFFLSHHKLPPKCGTYQVRSMMHCIQNEDRIPIWPQEPLSHTPTHKLLFFLSHHKLPPKCGTYQVRSMMHCIQNEDRIPIWPQEPLSHTPTHKLLLFLSHHNFRSTDLCPVIAPIP; from the exons ATGATGCACTGCATCCAGAATGAGGACAGGATACCAATATGGCCTCAGGAACCACTATCGCACACACCGACACACAAACTACTATTTTTCCTATCACATCATAAACTACCTCCTAA GTGTGGAACATACCAGGTCAGGTCCATGATGCACTGCATCCAGAATGAGGACAGGATACCAATATGGCCTCAGGAACCACTATCGCACACACCGACACACAAACTACTATTTTTCCTATCACATCATAAACTACCTCCTAAGTGTGGAACATACCAGGTCAGGTCCATGATGCACTGCATCCAGAATGAGGACAGGATACCAATATGGCCTCAGGAACCACTATCGCACACACCGACACACAAACTACTACTTTTCCTATCACATCATAACTTCCGGTCAACTGATTTATGTCCTGTCATAGCGCCTATCCCATGA